The Methanoregula boonei 6A8 genome has a window encoding:
- a CDS encoding DHHA1 domain-containing protein, producing MSLEESAKVVAEQIRRQQFVEVYAHHDADGIAAGAILCHAMLRAGIRFRLRICADISAAELSHDAVSLLCDLGSGKEDLPPETIVVDHHIPLFGGQFHANPRLEKIDGDRELSAAGMAYIVAQEMGDNRDLAGLVIPGIIGDGQAFAGRNLAIFNEGVANGIIVPDKGITLAGRDMAERWLLATRPYLPGISGSDSAVADLLASTQEDNGLKPDVLISLAVLTSVPEASAEGLMLLYGDTMHLQREVIEDAHALTAVIDACGKSGCGDLAVALCLRSSVEITEAWEVTRKHHLAVIAALGEVRPVQEGCAVYECGNATLSSDVADVLARDRVQQAPVLVYARTGEECRISTRLPHGTTANLGLLVRELAAACGGNGGGHHSRAGATIPCKRLDAFVKGWQEGLAA from the coding sequence ATGTCGCTTGAAGAATCCGCTAAAGTCGTCGCAGAGCAGATCCGGCGCCAGCAGTTCGTAGAGGTATACGCCCACCACGACGCTGATGGCATTGCAGCAGGGGCTATCCTCTGCCACGCGATGCTCCGGGCCGGGATCCGGTTCAGGCTCCGGATCTGTGCGGATATCTCAGCGGCGGAGCTCTCGCACGATGCGGTCTCGCTCCTGTGCGACCTGGGATCCGGTAAAGAAGACCTGCCCCCGGAGACGATCGTGGTTGATCACCACATCCCGCTCTTTGGCGGGCAGTTCCACGCAAACCCGCGCCTGGAAAAGATCGATGGCGACCGGGAGCTCTCTGCGGCCGGCATGGCCTACATCGTTGCTCAGGAAATGGGGGACAACCGGGACCTTGCCGGTCTCGTAATCCCCGGCATCATCGGCGATGGCCAGGCATTTGCCGGCAGGAACCTCGCGATCTTCAACGAAGGTGTGGCAAACGGGATTATTGTCCCGGACAAGGGGATAACCCTTGCCGGCCGTGACATGGCGGAACGGTGGCTGCTTGCCACCCGTCCTTATCTCCCCGGGATCAGCGGCAGCGATTCAGCCGTTGCTGACCTGCTCGCTTCCACTCAGGAAGACAACGGGTTGAAACCGGATGTTCTGATCAGCCTTGCGGTGCTCACTTCTGTCCCGGAGGCGTCGGCAGAGGGTCTTATGCTGCTCTACGGCGACACCATGCACCTCCAGCGCGAGGTTATCGAGGACGCCCACGCGCTTACCGCTGTCATCGATGCCTGCGGCAAATCCGGCTGCGGCGACCTTGCGGTGGCGCTCTGCCTGCGTTCATCTGTGGAGATCACAGAGGCTTGGGAGGTGACCCGTAAGCACCACCTCGCGGTGATTGCAGCGCTTGGCGAGGTCCGTCCGGTACAGGAGGGTTGTGCAGTCTACGAATGCGGCAATGCCACCCTTTCAAGCGACGTTGCCGATGTGCTTGCCCGGGACCGGGTGCAGCAGGCACCGGTGCTCGTGTACGCACGAACAGGGGAGGAGTGCCGGATATCGACCCGCCTACCCCATGGCACCACTGCCAATCTCGGGCTGCTTGTCCGGGAACTCGCCGCGGCTTGCGGTGGGAACGGCGGGGGCCACCACAGCCGGGCAGGGGCCACGATCCCCTGCAAGCGACTCGATGCCTTCGTGAAGGGATGGCAGGAGGGGCTTGCTGCATGA
- a CDS encoding KEOPS complex subunit Pcc1, whose translation MKQVRGLIATTHVDAPGVAASLAPDNLTGMTTTADGNLVTTVIESTQLRSVIASVDDYLMNLAIADEAITLPHENQGKSQPKGIKKVQS comes from the coding sequence ATGAAGCAGGTACGGGGCCTTATTGCCACCACCCACGTGGATGCACCCGGCGTAGCAGCATCCCTTGCGCCCGACAACCTCACAGGCATGACCACCACCGCAGACGGGAACCTGGTCACAACCGTGATAGAAAGCACACAGCTGCGATCGGTTATCGCATCCGTGGACGATTACCTTATGAATCTGGCAATTGCGGATGAGGCAATAACACTCCCGCATGAGAACCAAGGAAAATCCCAACCAAAGGGAATAAAAAAAGTACAGAGTTGA
- a CDS encoding 30S ribosomal protein S3ae produces MAKKKQAGRRVEGWKAKSWFKVYTPDNLGKAYIGDTIASEVETVKGRIMQATLGEITNDYAKQHIKMSFKIAEVTGDAAYTEFVGHEVTRDYLRSLVKRRSSRIDCHVQVVTKDNKKVRLTISCYTFARANIAQEHALRNAITAGLVAQAQAWDLNTLVNGVVSGEISKDLFKLVKTLYPTRRVEIIKSKVEQVAAPVSTA; encoded by the coding sequence ATGGCAAAGAAAAAACAGGCTGGAAGAAGAGTTGAAGGCTGGAAAGCCAAGAGCTGGTTCAAGGTGTACACCCCCGACAACCTCGGCAAGGCGTACATCGGCGACACCATCGCAAGCGAAGTTGAGACCGTCAAGGGCCGTATCATGCAGGCCACGCTTGGCGAGATCACCAACGACTACGCAAAGCAGCATATCAAGATGAGCTTCAAGATCGCAGAGGTCACCGGTGATGCGGCCTACACCGAGTTCGTCGGCCACGAAGTGACCAGGGACTACCTCAGGTCGCTTGTCAAGCGCCGCAGCTCCCGTATTGACTGCCACGTGCAGGTCGTTACCAAGGACAACAAGAAGGTCAGGCTCACGATCAGCTGTTATACCTTCGCACGGGCAAACATTGCCCAGGAGCACGCACTCCGGAACGCGATCACGGCCGGCCTTGTTGCACAGGCACAGGCATGGGACCTTAATACCCTCGTCAACGGCGTTGTCTCGGGCGAGATCTCCAAGGATCTCTTCAAGCTCGTAAAGACCCTCTACCCCACCCGACGGGTCGAGATCATCAAATCCAAGGTCGAGCAGGTCGCAGCACCGGTCTCCACCGCATAA
- a CDS encoding polymer-forming cytoskeletal protein, with protein MRGDSVKNWHRHCLLPDGTELQEHSIKTDRDIVVGEFCQIDYGLRGADVYVGESTKIREYVWANGDARIGNLCEIGSDVIAKQDAYIGEGVKIAGKLVVSGALDIGEKVEIAQGFEATGEIAVRNPMPVLVFILIYLMTMLKIENERELDRILDNLFTDDDAKVEVPLMIPARSRLNMKVFSVPSSMKIGRKCRLHGNIRAGSIEVLEDTVIFGSLRSRGTVSVAGGVTVHGNVESNGKVFVKKGAHILGDVIAKEIFLSEDAKIDGIIEAPHGMHIGGE; from the coding sequence ATGAGAGGGGATTCGGTAAAGAACTGGCACAGGCACTGCCTCCTGCCGGACGGGACGGAACTCCAGGAGCACAGCATCAAAACCGACAGGGATATCGTGGTCGGCGAGTTCTGCCAGATCGATTACGGGCTGCGGGGCGCTGACGTGTACGTGGGAGAGTCCACGAAGATCCGGGAGTACGTCTGGGCAAACGGAGATGCAAGGATCGGCAACCTCTGCGAGATCGGAAGCGATGTTATCGCAAAGCAGGACGCGTACATTGGCGAAGGGGTAAAGATCGCCGGCAAACTCGTAGTGAGCGGGGCGCTCGACATCGGTGAGAAGGTGGAGATCGCCCAGGGCTTTGAGGCCACCGGCGAGATTGCAGTGAGAAACCCGATGCCGGTTCTTGTCTTTATCCTCATCTACCTCATGACGATGCTGAAAATAGAGAACGAGCGGGAGCTTGACCGGATCCTTGACAACCTCTTCACTGATGATGATGCGAAGGTGGAAGTGCCGCTCATGATCCCAGCCCGGTCCCGGCTCAACATGAAGGTCTTCTCCGTCCCCTCATCAATGAAGATTGGGCGGAAATGCAGGCTGCACGGCAACATCCGGGCCGGCTCAATCGAAGTACTCGAAGACACGGTCATTTTTGGCAGCCTGCGATCACGAGGCACGGTCAGCGTAGCAGGCGGCGTTACGGTCCATGGAAACGTGGAGAGCAACGGGAAGGTGTTCGTGAAGAAGGGCGCCCATATCCTTGGCGACGTTATTGCAAAAGAGATCTTCCTCTCCGAGGACGCAAAGATTGACGGGATCATCGAGGCCCCGCACGGGATGCACATCGGAGGGGAATAA
- a CDS encoding winged helix-turn-helix transcriptional regulator, which yields MDETCTVNMTVKYLTKKWTLLIILELYKGPEHTRRFSELMDALDGITQKVLSERLKELEEEGILTKKIDATTFPVKSEYTLTGSGLELMDVIRGIKKWALKWKIDNIPCGSQDCRVCVL from the coding sequence ATGGATGAAACCTGCACGGTCAACATGACAGTGAAATACCTGACAAAGAAATGGACGCTCCTTATCATCCTTGAACTTTACAAGGGGCCGGAGCACACGCGAAGGTTCTCGGAGCTCATGGACGCGCTCGACGGGATTACCCAGAAAGTACTCTCGGAACGGCTCAAGGAGCTCGAGGAGGAGGGAATCCTTACAAAGAAGATCGATGCCACCACATTCCCGGTGAAAAGCGAGTATACCCTGACCGGGAGCGGCCTTGAGCTCATGGATGTGATCCGGGGGATAAAGAAGTGGGCGCTGAAGTGGAAGATCGATAACATTCCCTGCGGCAGCCAGGACTGCAGAGTCTGCGTTCTTTAA
- the hcp gene encoding hydroxylamine reductase, translating into MFCYQCEETARGTGCTVKGVCGKEDHTAGRMDVLIWLCKGISERNIAAAKSGKENKDVGMFITNALFATLTNTNFDDARLRDLITRAIALRDALPASGANEPDACTWTPKNDAEIAAKAEEIAAAANGNDDVRSLRALLLFGLKGVAAYYHHAAVLGYTDAKITDFMQKGLASTLHDLPAGEMTALVLECGGVGVTTLALLDTANTKTYGDPEITSVRTSVGNRPGILITGHDLKDLQQLLEQSQDSGVDIYTHGEMLPANAYPALKKYPHLYGNYGGSWWHQKEEFERFSGPVLVTTNCIVPPNDSYRDRIYTTGPAGYPGVKHIVAGKDGKKDFSAVIAHAKRCQPPQGPNAPGRDLVTGCAHTAVLSLAGTVVEAVKNGDIKRFIVMAGCDGRQSERSYYTEFAKALPKNTVILTAGCAKYRYNGLDLGSIGGIPRVIDAGQCNDCYSLVVIAQALAKAFGVGINELPISYNIAWYEQKAALVLLALLNLGVKDITLGPKLPAFVSPGVLKVLVDNFGIAKNSTVEADLARLVPGVRM; encoded by the coding sequence ATGTTCTGTTACCAGTGCGAAGAAACCGCAAGAGGAACCGGCTGCACCGTGAAAGGCGTGTGCGGCAAGGAAGACCACACGGCAGGCCGGATGGATGTTCTGATCTGGCTCTGCAAGGGAATTTCAGAGAGAAACATTGCTGCGGCAAAGAGCGGAAAGGAGAACAAAGATGTCGGGATGTTTATTACAAACGCCCTGTTTGCAACGCTGACCAATACAAACTTCGACGATGCCCGGCTCCGCGATCTCATTACCAGGGCCATCGCACTACGTGACGCCCTCCCGGCGAGCGGGGCAAACGAGCCCGATGCGTGCACGTGGACGCCAAAGAACGATGCCGAGATTGCAGCAAAAGCAGAGGAGATTGCCGCAGCCGCAAACGGCAACGATGATGTCCGTTCCTTGCGGGCCCTGCTCCTCTTCGGGCTCAAGGGTGTTGCAGCCTATTACCACCATGCGGCCGTGCTCGGATATACTGACGCAAAGATCACGGACTTCATGCAGAAGGGACTAGCCTCAACCCTTCACGATCTCCCGGCAGGTGAGATGACCGCGCTTGTTCTCGAATGCGGGGGAGTCGGCGTGACCACGCTTGCCCTGCTCGACACGGCAAACACAAAGACCTACGGGGACCCGGAGATCACATCTGTCAGGACCTCTGTCGGGAACCGCCCCGGCATCCTGATCACCGGCCATGACTTAAAAGATCTCCAGCAGCTCCTGGAACAGTCACAGGACAGCGGCGTGGATATCTACACGCACGGCGAGATGCTGCCGGCCAATGCCTATCCGGCGCTCAAGAAGTACCCGCATCTCTACGGCAACTACGGAGGTTCGTGGTGGCACCAGAAGGAAGAGTTTGAGCGGTTCAGCGGCCCGGTGCTCGTGACCACGAACTGCATTGTGCCACCCAACGATTCCTACAGGGATCGGATCTATACCACCGGCCCCGCAGGGTACCCTGGCGTAAAACATATTGTTGCAGGAAAGGACGGGAAAAAGGACTTTTCAGCAGTCATTGCCCACGCAAAGAGATGCCAGCCCCCGCAGGGCCCAAACGCGCCTGGGCGCGACCTTGTCACCGGTTGCGCTCACACCGCAGTTCTCTCCCTTGCCGGGACCGTTGTCGAAGCGGTCAAAAATGGCGATATCAAACGCTTCATCGTCATGGCCGGCTGTGACGGACGCCAGAGCGAGCGATCCTATTATACGGAGTTTGCAAAGGCACTCCCGAAAAACACGGTCATCCTGACCGCCGGCTGCGCCAAGTACCGGTACAACGGACTTGATCTTGGCTCCATTGGCGGTATCCCCCGGGTGATCGATGCCGGCCAGTGCAATGACTGTTACTCGCTCGTGGTGATCGCCCAGGCACTCGCAAAGGCGTTCGGTGTTGGGATCAACGAGCTGCCGATCTCCTACAACATTGCATGGTACGAGCAGAAGGCAGCCCTTGTCCTCCTCGCCCTGTTAAATCTCGGCGTAAAAGACATTACGCTCGGGCCAAAACTCCCGGCCTTTGTCTCCCCGGGTGTCTTGAAGGTGCTCGTGGATAACTTCGGGATTGCAAAGAACAGCACGGTCGAGGCGGACCTTGCCCGGCTTGTCCCGGGCGTCAGGATGTAA
- a CDS encoding DEAD/DEAH box helicase has translation MKILVQPTKGSYKLLFYDDKHVVGVGICDMTGTPKGPRPVRYRLRWGSHKEYRATPTKDLVAQLRESDVRMVRPDKDFEEFLHSFQIRAGTVNACRMCLLDDRYTSINDDNFVIFGKNEKICLDCARRELRREIAPIGHMGRDTLRHFEELLVATRNLDRVLALVQPDKVSMKAALFDRIEAHPVLATAKLNELPLPPAFVAACQVESLMPAQQLAVEAGLLYGKDLLVVAATASGKTFIGEMAGMKNYLSGRGRMLFLVPLVALANQKYERFSERYGALAKTGILTGVSRLNLPETRKVGDRNPQAPILVGTYEGLDNMIRCGQKMSNIATVVIDEVQMLEDPDRGHRLDGLVARLKYLAPQAQFLYLSATIGVPKLLAKKLNCQLVRYDDRPVALERYLLFTERKQKIPTIKKLTTEEYAKTSTKGFRGQTIIFTNARARCHTIADALGMRAAAYHAGLTSQERREVETKFLGGKLMAVVTTAALGAGVDFPASQVIFDALAMGREWLSVQEFNQMAGRAGRPDFHDLGKVVLLAEPGGSYSRESRGTEEEIALKLLKGEMEEVAPVHDLEQSSEEFVANAVACGGEEADLARINTTMVGSMEPVLPELVAHKLVHKEGTKLVLSPLARVMSEHFIGLERLLEIMHLAKELDDPLDIIAELESERIDDEPGKKEKEEKGGKAAHGHKKGHGRR, from the coding sequence ATGAAGATCCTCGTTCAGCCGACAAAAGGCAGTTACAAACTCCTCTTTTACGATGACAAGCACGTGGTGGGTGTTGGGATCTGCGATATGACCGGGACCCCCAAGGGGCCCCGGCCGGTCCGTTACCGCCTCCGCTGGGGGTCGCACAAGGAATACCGCGCAACGCCCACCAAGGACCTCGTCGCCCAGCTCCGTGAATCAGATGTACGGATGGTCCGGCCCGATAAGGACTTCGAAGAGTTCCTGCATTCGTTCCAGATCCGGGCCGGCACGGTCAATGCCTGCCGGATGTGCCTGCTGGATGACCGGTACACATCGATCAACGATGACAATTTCGTAATCTTCGGTAAAAACGAGAAGATCTGCCTTGACTGTGCCCGCCGCGAACTCCGGCGCGAGATCGCCCCGATCGGGCATATGGGCCGCGACACGCTCCGGCACTTCGAGGAGCTGCTCGTGGCAACCCGGAACCTGGACCGGGTGCTAGCGCTTGTCCAGCCGGACAAGGTCTCGATGAAGGCGGCGCTCTTTGACCGGATCGAGGCCCACCCGGTGCTTGCCACTGCGAAGCTTAACGAGCTGCCGCTTCCCCCTGCCTTTGTTGCCGCATGCCAGGTCGAGTCACTTATGCCGGCCCAGCAGCTTGCGGTGGAGGCAGGCCTGTTGTACGGCAAGGATCTTCTCGTCGTCGCAGCTACAGCGAGTGGTAAAACCTTCATCGGGGAAATGGCCGGGATGAAGAACTATCTTTCCGGACGGGGCCGGATGCTTTTCCTGGTACCGCTTGTTGCCCTTGCAAACCAGAAGTACGAGCGTTTTTCCGAGCGATATGGTGCTCTTGCAAAGACCGGCATCCTGACCGGTGTGTCGCGCCTCAATCTCCCCGAGACCCGCAAAGTGGGCGACCGGAACCCCCAGGCCCCGATCCTCGTGGGCACATACGAGGGCCTGGACAACATGATCCGGTGCGGCCAGAAGATGTCCAACATCGCAACGGTCGTGATCGACGAGGTGCAGATGCTCGAAGATCCCGACCGGGGCCACCGGCTCGACGGGCTCGTCGCCAGGCTCAAGTACCTTGCGCCGCAGGCGCAGTTCCTGTATCTATCAGCCACGATCGGGGTACCCAAGCTGCTTGCAAAGAAGCTCAACTGCCAGCTTGTCCGCTATGATGACCGCCCGGTGGCGCTCGAACGCTACCTCCTCTTTACTGAGAGAAAGCAGAAAATCCCTACGATAAAGAAGCTCACCACAGAGGAGTACGCAAAGACCTCCACGAAAGGTTTCCGGGGCCAGACAATCATCTTCACCAATGCCCGGGCCCGATGCCACACGATCGCTGATGCACTCGGGATGCGGGCGGCTGCCTACCACGCGGGGCTCACCAGTCAGGAGCGCCGGGAGGTTGAGACTAAATTCCTTGGTGGCAAACTGATGGCGGTCGTGACCACGGCCGCTCTCGGGGCCGGGGTTGATTTCCCCGCCTCGCAGGTAATCTTCGATGCCCTTGCCATGGGTCGGGAGTGGCTTTCCGTGCAGGAGTTTAACCAGATGGCCGGTCGGGCAGGACGGCCGGACTTCCATGACCTTGGAAAAGTCGTGCTCCTTGCCGAACCCGGGGGAAGCTACTCCCGCGAGAGCCGGGGGACAGAAGAGGAGATTGCGCTTAAACTCCTCAAAGGGGAGATGGAGGAGGTCGCTCCTGTCCATGATCTCGAGCAGAGCTCGGAGGAGTTTGTTGCAAACGCGGTTGCATGCGGTGGCGAGGAAGCGGATCTTGCCCGGATCAACACAACCATGGTAGGGAGCATGGAGCCGGTGCTGCCGGAACTTGTTGCGCATAAACTTGTACATAAAGAAGGGACAAAACTGGTACTCTCCCCGCTCGCCCGGGTGATGTCCGAACATTTCATCGGCCTGGAACGGCTGCTTGAGATCATGCACCTGGCAAAAGAGCTTGATGATCCTCTCGATATCATCGCGGAGCTGGAAAGCGAAAGGATCGATGACGAACCCGGGAAAAAAGAGAAGGAAGAGAAGGGCGGGAAGGCAGCGCATGGGCACAAAAAAGGCCATGGAAGACGGTGA
- a CDS encoding DUF7839 domain-containing protein — protein sequence MTPDAKDPLYSILRSKREVSRLQILVEIAEHQPAVRQQEIAAKLGVTPQAISEYIRELTDEGMVSASGRGNYEVTKAGIEWVLANAESLEAYARHIRRDIIQQVSIWTAIAADNLKAGDEVGVFMKGGFLYAAKKPQPAMGSVVADAKKDEDVGVARLNGIIEHHEGSITICKVPRVQHGGSRRVQLDRLRDLVKPAGLVAAVGLEASIALKAAGHKPDLFFGAREGVIEAAFHGIDCVIVIVDEEFTDFLKRLESVGLSYAIVDLISP from the coding sequence TTGACACCGGACGCTAAGGATCCTCTCTATTCTATCCTGCGCAGCAAGCGTGAAGTCTCACGGTTACAGATTCTGGTCGAGATCGCCGAACACCAGCCGGCGGTTCGCCAGCAGGAGATCGCGGCCAAGCTTGGCGTGACACCGCAGGCGATCTCCGAATACATCCGCGAACTGACTGATGAAGGGATGGTCTCGGCGAGCGGGCGCGGGAACTATGAGGTCACGAAGGCAGGCATCGAGTGGGTGCTTGCAAACGCTGAGTCGCTGGAGGCCTATGCCCGGCATATCCGGCGTGACATCATCCAGCAGGTCTCGATATGGACGGCGATCGCGGCTGATAACCTTAAGGCCGGGGATGAAGTCGGGGTCTTCATGAAGGGCGGATTTTTATACGCGGCAAAAAAGCCGCAGCCCGCTATGGGCTCTGTTGTGGCCGATGCAAAAAAGGACGAGGATGTAGGGGTGGCCCGGCTTAACGGGATCATCGAGCACCACGAAGGCTCGATCACCATCTGCAAGGTACCCCGGGTCCAGCACGGGGGTTCGCGCCGGGTGCAGCTGGACCGGCTCAGGGATCTTGTTAAACCGGCCGGCCTTGTTGCGGCTGTTGGGCTTGAGGCTTCCATTGCACTCAAGGCCGCCGGCCACAAGCCCGACCTCTTCTTTGGGGCACGGGAGGGAGTCATCGAGGCGGCCTTCCACGGGATCGACTGCGTGATCGTGATCGTTGACGAGGAGTTCACGGATTTCTTAAAACGGCTGGAGAGTGTCGGGCTCTCGTACGCCATCGTGGACCTGATCTCCCCATGA
- a CDS encoding ArsR family transcriptional regulator produces the protein MYRVFTVPGHIRIVNDPVELVPLLMTFNSPAFKKVYELLSKSWMTEDEIQAQVKDDSVPVCLQILKKGNLVEEQWRMPKPGEKPQREFRGTYNKFRANFQCNLQDLSDILYISLSNDENLRDVVSRIEAELGNGNTSISDLSRKFGVSPVFIRGLAKRIPHLDVKGQGLVLLDTGR, from the coding sequence ATGTATAGGGTTTTCACTGTGCCGGGTCACATCCGAATTGTCAACGATCCTGTCGAACTGGTCCCCCTTCTTATGACGTTCAACAGTCCTGCGTTCAAGAAGGTGTACGAACTTTTGAGCAAATCGTGGATGACCGAGGACGAGATCCAGGCACAAGTGAAGGACGATTCGGTCCCGGTCTGCCTCCAGATCTTAAAGAAGGGAAACCTTGTCGAGGAGCAATGGCGGATGCCAAAGCCCGGCGAGAAGCCGCAGAGAGAGTTCCGCGGCACGTACAATAAGTTCCGGGCAAACTTCCAGTGCAACCTGCAGGATCTCTCCGATATCCTCTACATCTCGCTCTCCAACGATGAGAACCTCCGCGATGTGGTCAGCCGGATCGAGGCCGAACTGGGGAACGGTAACACCTCTATTTCTGACCTCTCGCGCAAGTTCGGTGTGAGCCCGGTCTTCATCCGCGGCCTCGCCAAACGGATACCTCACCTTGATGTGAAGGGACAAGGGCTGGTGCTCCTTGACACCGGACGCTAA
- the hypF gene encoding carbamoyltransferase HypF has product MQTKGKILVRGIVQGVGFRPFVYARASEFGIAGSVKNLGSEVEIYARGERFLEFLAAVSRGPPMSRIDSVDVTDTDARIPDGFVIRSSGTGTFSGMIPPDIAICSDCIADIFTPGGRYEGYWATSCVNCGPRYSIIRAIPYDRERTSMDDFPKCPACAGEYGDPHSRRHHAQTIACHRCGPSLRLMDGAGADLPCTDPVREAAALLDAGKILAIRGVGGFHLACIGESSGELKARLGRLEQPFAVMVRPGYAETIACVSPAERELLESPVHPIVVLEKCVHSSHAGISNLHTIGCMLPYTGLHHLLFSHLQHPLLIMTSANMPGYPMITDTDVALAKLAKDADYFLVHNRTIENRVDDSVMRDGLILRLSRGIAPKRTAISLGSRCILGVGPELNANATIYKGGFAVTSPHVGNVRNPATLAYLQETVAKLERLLGAEYDVVAHDLHPQFLSTRFAKEIAEERGIGLVPVQHHRAHIAATTTEPCIGIAIDGVGYGDDGTIWGGEVFAGQVPDLARVAHLEPVAMPGGDLATRFPERMLYGILPEEACLDLLRSRGWTDVEIGVMRKQVAGGFNVTMTSSTGRVLDAAAALLGICRERTYDGEPAMKLESAAAGGKAETWEPVFSRIGGCECLSTRAILKEALTRISCAHNLDQGVIRDIAASLQYNLARGIAALAIHAAEREGISRVALSGGVVANRAIRETIRAEIESNGLALLINYAYPPGDGCVSFGQCVWAGKLS; this is encoded by the coding sequence ATGCAGACAAAGGGCAAAATTCTGGTTCGCGGCATCGTCCAGGGTGTCGGATTCCGCCCTTTTGTATATGCCCGGGCATCTGAGTTCGGGATCGCAGGCTCGGTCAAGAACCTCGGGAGCGAGGTGGAGATCTATGCCCGGGGCGAACGGTTTTTAGAGTTTCTTGCAGCAGTCTCCCGTGGCCCGCCGATGTCCCGGATCGATTCGGTTGACGTGACCGATACCGATGCCAGGATCCCGGACGGGTTTGTCATCAGAAGCAGCGGGACCGGCACTTTTTCCGGGATGATTCCTCCGGACATCGCGATCTGCAGCGACTGTATCGCGGATATTTTTACACCCGGTGGAAGGTACGAGGGATACTGGGCCACCTCTTGTGTAAACTGTGGACCACGGTACAGCATCATCCGGGCGATTCCCTATGACCGGGAGAGGACAAGCATGGACGATTTCCCGAAGTGCCCGGCCTGTGCAGGAGAGTACGGTGACCCGCACTCCCGGCGTCACCATGCCCAGACGATCGCCTGCCATAGGTGCGGCCCCTCGCTCCGGCTCATGGACGGGGCTGGCGCCGATCTTCCCTGCACCGATCCGGTCCGGGAGGCGGCCGCGCTGCTCGATGCCGGGAAGATCCTCGCGATCCGGGGCGTTGGGGGCTTCCACCTTGCCTGTATAGGGGAATCCTCAGGAGAACTCAAGGCCCGCCTCGGCCGGCTCGAACAGCCGTTTGCGGTGATGGTCCGGCCGGGCTATGCCGAAACAATAGCCTGCGTCTCCCCGGCCGAGCGCGAACTGCTCGAGAGCCCCGTCCACCCGATCGTGGTGCTTGAAAAATGCGTTCATTCCTCTCACGCAGGCATCAGTAACCTGCACACCATCGGCTGCATGCTCCCCTACACCGGGCTCCACCACCTCCTCTTCTCCCACCTGCAGCACCCGCTCCTAATCATGACAAGCGCCAATATGCCCGGCTACCCGATGATCACGGACACGGATGTCGCGCTTGCAAAACTCGCAAAGGACGCCGATTATTTCCTTGTCCACAACCGCACCATCGAAAACCGGGTTGACGACTCGGTGATGCGTGACGGTCTGATCCTCCGCCTCTCCCGGGGGATCGCCCCGAAACGGACGGCCATCAGTCTCGGTTCCCGCTGCATTCTCGGCGTTGGGCCCGAGCTGAACGCGAACGCCACGATCTACAAGGGGGGGTTTGCCGTTACCTCCCCCCACGTGGGCAATGTCCGGAACCCGGCAACGCTCGCGTACCTGCAGGAGACTGTGGCAAAACTCGAGCGGTTACTGGGAGCAGAGTACGATGTAGTAGCCCACGATCTCCACCCGCAGTTCCTCTCTACCCGGTTTGCAAAGGAGATCGCCGAAGAGCGGGGGATTGGGCTTGTTCCAGTCCAGCACCACCGGGCCCATATCGCCGCGACAACAACGGAGCCCTGTATCGGGATCGCGATTGACGGCGTTGGCTATGGGGACGATGGCACGATCTGGGGTGGCGAGGTCTTTGCCGGACAGGTGCCGGATCTCGCCCGGGTCGCCCACCTCGAACCGGTGGCGATGCCGGGTGGCGATCTTGCCACCCGGTTCCCGGAGCGGATGCTGTACGGCATCCTGCCCGAAGAGGCCTGCCTCGATCTTCTCCGCAGCCGGGGCTGGACAGATGTAGAGATAGGAGTGATGCGAAAGCAGGTGGCAGGCGGCTTCAATGTCACAATGACCAGCAGCACCGGCCGGGTCCTCGATGCGGCGGCGGCTTTGCTTGGGATCTGCCGGGAGCGTACGTATGACGGGGAACCGGCCATGAAACTCGAATCGGCGGCAGCTGGCGGGAAGGCAGAAACATGGGAGCCGGTATTTTCCCGGATCGGCGGGTGTGAGTGCCTCTCTACCCGTGCGATTCTCAAAGAGGCCCTTACCCGGATCTCCTGCGCACACAACCTTGACCAGGGAGTGATCCGGGACATTGCGGCATCCCTCCAGTACAACCTTGCCCGGGGGATCGCAGCGCTCGCCATCCACGCCGCAGAAAGAGAGGGCATTTCCCGGGTTGCCCTGAGCGGGGGCGTGGTTGCCAACAGGGCCATTCGGGAGACCATCCGTGCGGAGATCGAAAGCAACGGTCTTGCGCTTCTTATTAACTATGCCTACCCGCCCGGTGACGGATGTGTCTCTTTTGGCCAGTGCGTCTGGGCAGGGAAACTCTCATAG